The Lactuca sativa cultivar Salinas chromosome 2, Lsat_Salinas_v11, whole genome shotgun sequence genome includes the window gtcgactcggcgagtccaaggaggacaaggttagactcgcttcctgtcttctgaaggataaagagagggattggtgggaagaggttggtcatgctttgggtaacggtgtcgcgttggacgcgatgacttggagcgatttctcagccaggttcagggcggagttttcaccgttgattgaggtgcagcaactggcacgagagtttcaggatttgacgcagactactgagactgtggcggagatcaccgccaagttcagggagagggctcttcttgtaccgcagtatgtcgcggatgaggagatgaagaaggcccgatatcatgagatgttgagggatgacatcagggagttcgtgagcagatccaactgtaagacgctggaagatatgatttctcgggctagagaaagggagattaatttggagcaaatccggaagaggaagccggatgaggttcaggtagctgtgggttcgggcaaaaggcccaagggattggattcgagatcgagggaacatcaggaccgcagtcggtgtggaaagtgtggcagggcgcatggGGGCGTGTGTAGGAGTGGTAGcagtggtgagtctggctgcttcaagtgcggtcggactggtcatttcggcagggattgtactgttaccaccgcacagggatcagacttgatatgttttcatttcAACCagcagggccacaagaaggcccagtgccccagtttgttttcagcaggatgggtgatggcacctgctcctgcaactttgaggatcacggatggccgtcagggccgggtagaggcacctgcggtagggagcagggcttttcagatgacgaccttggagacgcgagcaacgccggacgttgcaggtatgcaatttccattctcagttcttttatttgtgcatgattatattgttatggttctgcatcgttatcggtataagtattttattttgagtggttgattgtgatcgagttatatgccatctgcatacctcgGATATTTGTATGTTAGTTagggggatgtgctctattgaagaaggttttgaaggatgcagtaactgtagcatgcttgggagggatttggtacgtctcgctagttcggagtggatAAGTGAttgagatggattggttagatccctggctatggtaagcttgggatcctcagcagattgattatgggaTGGTGGCAAGGATTGGGTTCCTTTTTAAGTTTTGAgtagcaaggggtaagcagggtcgaagtgggggagaatcctccgggtaTGTCCGGAGAGGAGCatgcagacccagaatgagtacgtgacctcggagaaggaagagaagtagttcagcgtttgatgggttgaggatttcagggttgggagtttgagaaactccccatcagctagtgcgtgtgatggtaatggttagatatggttgagaattcaggttgtggatcgcccgtagggctcgagggagtcggaatgaggatcttgagagctaatggcacatgggtgccttcgttcTAGCAATCAGCATTGggtggtgatgtaagactacgggtaagccgtagcattccatagtagttttgttagcggagttggggcgaggcccttatctcctagtgatcagatagggatcaggaatgggtagtggacgaGAATGATATGGAGTTGCCTGCATAGCCCTatagaggtgagaccttgggagaggccgctccaggatatagttgggtgagacccgtgggcgaggcccgtacgagattagcagtgtagatgagacctgggagtagggttgctcagtagctcagtagtatggtcgggtgagacccgtgggcgaggcccgagcgagagtgattagactagtgggaatagaaggatagaggcgggtgggacccgtgggcgaggcccgtgagttgtagcagcacaggtgggacctggcagggaccttagtgtcaagttaggggatcgagaatcccaggtttgtagtgcctgattGGCAgagtagattgagcagttataggtgatcGAAGTTCTTTGGAGGTCGCTGGGggcgactagtggtggtgttgggactagctaccgatgggagccggtaatccagtcattgataggttggtagggaccagggtggtctcagttcatcaggAAGTCAGACGAGGAATAGCATAATTGCCAGTCAGTGGCAGTGTGAGTATGCaacgtatggtggaattcagttagctgATCGTGTGGTGCTCGACACCAAACTgtagtagaaagaaatgcccagtggatactggcgataatgacccgtactggaagtagcgggagtaatAGAATCGGTGAAGATAGGGTCTTCGCAGTGGCAGAgggaatagttggttatggagcattgccttggggaggcaaggaaatcgcacaaggaaggaagtggagaacccctatgggttcagtgcagtactcggtgagtaccagaaggattgtcgatTGAGTATGCTCTGTTTCTAagttgttcagggtcaggtttgacccgaggtTTACCCGTGAGGtttatgttagtcagaatgaccaggtgaaagaccagcgcaggtaggcggctAGTGTTGGGATAATTGGTAGGTATTGGAGGCGGATCGCAGGCGGTCGGCtatggcaaacttcgaggacgaagtttaatttaagtgggggagagttgtaacacccaaagttttgaaggccaagaaaggaaagaaaaccctaagtttaggggtcgactcggcgagtccaaggagggactcggcgagtccgagcgggatctgagtcaaggagtaagtgaccgactcggcgagtcggccaagatgactcggcgagtctggtctgtgcgaggaaaaccctaaatctgaggcttggagcctatttaatcacctcattcttcttcctagggctcctttacaacCTCTCCAACCCAGGATACGAGCCTTTAGCCGCCATTGTTGCTTATTCAAGCTCTTTGCCATTttgtgggtgatttgaaggaagaaggagggaaGGAATCTTTGAGGCTTCAAGGAACTGCAGCAAATCTGAAGTTGAAGGACATTTCAGAGCACTTAAAGGTAATAAGTCACTTTCTTCATCCAGATctaccttggttatgagttttggggcttttaagccatgtgtaagatcaatctcgagcttgaggtccggatctgaggttgctacctcagatccatgcttgttttggttttcaatcccgtaaagtatcagccattgagtgGAGCATGGAGCCttttggtcttaaaccctagtttacggtgtgttttgcttagatctccctctccacacgtaaagtttgcaactttacgtgaggagtaggcttgggaagggtagatctacagtttggagtccttgcatgactcgaaagtcctctgcatgtatgtggaaccgaatagactcggcgagtagcttgaagatggggaggaactcgacgagtgggatgaacagctcatcgagtcggatgaagatgggcgtaaactcggcgagttggatgaacaactcggcgagttggttgaagattgccttgtactctgcgagtctgttcttagactcgacgagttaggtcgcgtggtcccaaacccttcgagttaagactcgagtcagcgagtcgagccaggactcagtgagttgatcaggtcaggattcgggaatcagtagactcgacgagtcaggggctgactcggcgagtcaagtcgcgagtagAAGGACTTTGAACAtcagaactcggcgagtcagtaggtggactcggtgagtagggttgacctggaaggttgactttgactaggactttgaattggactagagttgacttggttgacagTCATGGGTCAGTTAagctaagtgttgcattgatattgttAGCGCGGAAAGCTAGAAGAGCcggagttcagtgagtggtcaGGCAGCAGATAGTGgaatcatcagcaagttcagccagtgcaggtgagtttccctctgtgtgaatgggtctaaggccacaatgccgacccatgtagttatgagtagaagacccgggggttagccctaggcacaatatgctagtataatattcggacgaggtccaataacagagggcgggtgcccaagaattagtttatgtgatagttatacttgttgtctgtttgatacctgtatgtgcctggtagggaggcgagtgtgggcgaggtcccgtatctcaccaatagcagagtgtggatggtgttccacatctcagtagtagccgtccaggggcgaggcccaagataggaaaggagtgagggtgggttgggcccgtatctcactatcagcaggagtagggacggggttccatgactcatcagtagcaggacacgggcggggcccagagataggcgaggccttagagcaagagctgttagtatatgtttagcttatgtgttgttatgtgatatgtgtatgtgctattatatgttagtgggcggggccctgtgacaggcggggcctaagtaaaacagatatgtatccgagcggggctcgaagccaggcggggcctggagcggcggggccgttgtagcgggcggggcccaataTTTGCGGTATGTGTTAAATGCAGCTAGATagagggcgtggcccagtatgtgcagtgtaCAGTTatgtgcatggtatgtggtagggtggggaactcactaagcttcgtgcttacggttttcagttttgttttcaggtacttctggtagctgatgatggagctcggggtgatcgcatggcacacaccataggattgtcaacctgggaatgttttactctgataatggaCATGTGTTTGAAAACTATTACGTTAATTATGCTTTGAAtcaatgattttactttaagtaatgttttatcaaaagaaatttttagtcttaaattttgggtcgttacactctTACACCACTGTTGTTGTATTCATCTCCAGTTGCACCAACACAATCCAAATGGATGTTGAATAACGATTCAATGGAACCACAATTCTTgacttgaagctcttcaagatgaTGCAGCAGAGATATGGGCTTGTGCGGAAACAGATTCACAAGCTTATCACAGTTACTCACTTCGATCTCTCTGAACTTAACTTCCTCACTCGTCTTAAATTCGCAAGGCCATATCTCCTTCAGATTCCACATACTACTAACATGCAGTTTCTCTAACTTAGGAATCAGAACCTACAAGATAATCATTTATTAATAGTCCCATCCAACAATTATACCCCATACAATCAAATTACAATATATTTTGAAAGATTTAACTGAAAAGATCCTTTGTAATGTATTAGCATTAAAAATCTATATTTACCTCTTCCTTCAACAAACTAGATGTTTCATACTTTTTCATGGGATATATGCTTGTGAAACCTGGAATGTTGTCAAGTTCCAACTCCATGAGTTGTGGTAGCTCAATTATTTTGACATTATTGCACAAACCCGATAGCTTTGGTAGCCCACACAAAGATAAAAACTTCAGCTTGGGGAATGTAATCGTCTCTTCTTCACTATCCCCGGTATGTATGAGTTCTTCCATATTATCACATTTGTAAACTTCAAGATGCTCAAGCTTTTTTAAAGTGTTTGTAACACCAGGTGTGAAGAGGTGTTTTAACTCTGCACACTTTGAAACGACAAGGACTCTTAAATGGTAAAACGAAGAGGATTGAAAAGGTTGTGAGGATGACTTAACCTCAATATCTTCAAGATCATTCATATCTCCCACACTTAAACATAACACCTCTGTTTTCTTAAACAACTCGTTCATTCGAGATTCCAATAATTCACCTTTTTGAACAACCAACTTCAATGTGTTTTCATACGAGTGCCTACTCTTTATGGAATCTCCATAAAATAACGCCCCACTGAGATCTGGAATCGCTGTAGCTTCTCAAATGACATATTCTTTGGTTGAACGCTATTTTTACAGACCTCAAGTTCTAGTGCAGAAGGATCTTTCGAACGCTCTGCCATCTCATTGCAGTTATCCTCAGTGAGGTTGACCGCCTTTCTATGTTGACGAACCACTCTCATATAGAGCTCTTCAAGTTTGACCAATTTTTTAAAGACACCATTAGCTATACAGAGACCATGACAATTTGTCAAATCCAATAGCCTTATCTTCTTCAAATTTCCGATTGTAGAAGGTAACCATTCAATGCCAGAATCAGCAAAGCTAAGCATTTCTAGATTTAACAGATTTCCAATACAAGAGCAATCAAACATCCTTAATGAACATTCATGGAGATGAAGCACTCGAAGATTGGTGGAGCATTGAAATGACGAGGGAAGCAATGGATACTTCATTTTATTGTATGATATAACTTGGAGCTTTCCCATTCCTTCATAAAAGTCTTGAGGAAACCTCAAGAACTTATCTCCATGTATAAGTTTCAAAATCATTAGGTTTGGAAATTTGAGGTCTCTAGGAAATTCGGACATACTCTTGCATGTTAATGAAAGTCTTTTATAAGAGTCATCTGTATCATCCACATGCCACTCTAGTGTATTACCATGGTTGACAATTGAAGCATGCTCCACTTTAGAATACATACCCAAAACAAAAGCACGAACCAAATCGTGCATCTTGACCCATCTAACATCAACACTTTCAAGCAACAAATTTGTATGGATGAGCCGCTCAATGCAGGTGTTGAGCCTAGTTCTTGCTTCTCTTATGGTATACacttttttaaataatttcaatCCCCATCCATACCTCACCAACTCTTCGGTAGGAATATTGAAATCTTCTGGAAACAATCCACAAAGCAAAAAAGTGGATTTAGTCTCATCATCTTGGAGATTTTCATAACTCGTTTTAAAAACTTTAGACGCAACATTTTCAATGTCATGGTGCTCTAAACGAAACAATGCATCC containing:
- the LOC111908465 gene encoding uncharacterized protein LOC111908465, whose translation is MNELFKKTEVLCLSVGDMNDLEDIEVKSSSQPFQSSSFYHLRVLVVSKCAELKHLFTPGVTNTLKKLEHLEVYKCDNMEELIHTGDSEEETITFPKLKFLSLCGLPKLSGLCNNVKIIELPQLMELELDNIPGFTSIYPMKKYETSSLLKEEVLIPKLEKLHVSSMWNLKEIWPCEFKTSEEVKFREIEVSNCDKLVNLFPHKPISLLHHLEELQVKNCGSIESLFNIHLDCVGATGDEYNNSGVRV